The following are from one region of the Salmo trutta chromosome 20, fSalTru1.1, whole genome shotgun sequence genome:
- the LOC115156341 gene encoding matrix-remodeling-associated protein 5-like: MAPSVCGVSLAVVVVLVTLVSPGGACPRPCSCYQPTELHCTFRSLLTIPQLLPQHTLHINLGFNSISRIPDSSLAGLRRLELLMLHGNDIREIPDQAFQDLSSLQVLKLSYNKLREISAESFSGLSSLLRLHLDHNQLQFLHPQALLRLPNLRLIRLQGNRLHQLHPQAFCTLSLLQTFCYSNLRHLDVSNNSLTILPRDTLRTAPLLESLALQANPWSCDCSMAWMQAWSISHPGVLKCPGPQCPVCASPKHMKGRGLLQQKDLSCTSPVISTNPRASSQEDGEVQPIETFREALGNASLGMSDQQGNAVDLKWHGYERLWRLLAYYSEMPVRLQREIMLSKAPRLAYRYRQTSEKEGYYHTGVRARIQAQPAWLLQPHVSLELNRAQSSAHRVKLTLSTLVFAPPDLPSPQSWVLIQTNHTHTAFTAAADRQIHLPCPVLSSIGDLSSEDHRLQWVFPDGSTVSSPYRSSDGRVRVSGQGLVLQRVDHSDAGLYYCVARAGGDVDVLPLRLVVVESSNPPPGEELGPAVTGLVGDPVSLPCESSGTPRVEVNWVLPGGRVVGSRNEARRKDEAGVNVLANGSLSLPNPALGDAGLYRCVAVNQYGADSLSTRLMLTPRPDTSSHMRYLMRPQSAAGVSNRVRAPLGGEEIEEGGSGDDEGENILPTRAGYNRTRRPPIRSHMVRVEGSRPPQKGKKPLRRGFPVEQRRNRLEGRRSFNLAKHKIDPQKWADLLTKIRGTTPTGTEKEPSEIESSEIEPLYPETKEELSEIGPPATEKEPSEIEPPATDEEEPSELEPPATDEEPSEIEPPATDEEEPSEIEPPATDEEPSEIEPPATDEEEPSEIEPPATEKEPSEIEPPATDEEEPTTFVSTNTTTIPTTTTTIPTTTTTIPTTTTTIPTTTIILTNTIVWRNPGVNSIPDSHGSRYRPPSYPTYSQHSSSRHPYVIIRPDPVRTPLQTPPPIKHAPSLPHPIKPKLLLPDILEIPSSAVPTTRAPSSSPKTSTPTTDSQAGLNPESTLPHSPPASPVHSVTAQRPPQTSVLRVRPRIAPPHMRSMSVPAEIDAFLPCEAIGQPPPTITWTKVSTGAVMSLDYKAERFQVLPSGTFLIRSVQVQDRGTYICSAQNSVGLDRAMVTLDVWSRPPRIQLPNHRDATVPQGGEVRLECRAQGVPVPLLSWVLPDRTVLTPDPNPNPALGTHPRVSIFPNGTLRILVAGPADRGLYRCVASNPAGAGSLSVRLHVSSLPPVIQEPREERVTRPAGLPLYAQCSARGAPAPSIRWRTPDGTFLLPSQFLNGNLFVLPNATLLIRKLATKDSGSYECLATNAVGGDKRTVRVEVTGDGGGGEVVSMDKMTFSSINSKFDLPPSSPVLNPPLPPSSPLSKARILSTSPSSSIVIYGESLLLYCSATGNPEPRVVWRVPGKKLVDARYSFDKRMKVHSNGTLYIQSVTEKDGGDYLCVARNKMADDFRLLQVTVATKPAKIEPKQPSNLKVVSYGAALKVDCLATGQPNPAVRWSLPDGTSVKSLLLQVEERGRRSRRLVVFDNGTLFLPSVGMEEEGEYVCHAENQGGRDTMSVMVKVLTSPPSFPSTKYEVVKVQQGGAVALNCGAKGEPVPTITWLSPMNRVLPVEGSGPVVVQQDGSLVIQGARGADGGNYTCRASNAAGERSKVMGVEVMVTPPSFTLNGAGGGINGADRQIAVASGSGLSAVISISQSAGRDHTVSAGNCVSNNGDSKVGDQRVSAVRGQTVLLPCPSQGFPLPRLAWLLPGNGILPVPYYGSRLTVHRNGTLELRGVRASDSGMLVCVNRGERGEARRMVHLEVSDTKDTAHSRGPVTTEKPCPVGPVSTEQPRPVGPVSTEQPRPVVPVSREKLRSGGPDREETPRSRGPVTTEISRQETPRPTGPVINEKPRLGGPVSTENPLPGVPVQGDTPRPRGPVPEAGRSVVLERKPVVTSISGSLVSIINGENLQLPCPQTDSPSQGSSQTESLTWKLPSGVVVSRGQAAGTGRYSVLDDGTLTVQQVSVFDRGTYSCRSTNQDTSSILTVPVIVIAYPPRITNGPPPLTYTRPGVAVQLTCYVIATPRATITWEMPDQSQLRVTGQARLYGNRYLSPQGSLVIQNPTSRDTGFYRCSARNVIGTDTKATYLHVI; the protein is encoded by the exons ATGGctcccagtgtgtgtggtgtgtctctggctgtggtggtggtgttagtgacCCTGGTGTCTCCTGGAGGTGCCTGCCCTCGGCCCTGCTCCTGCTACCAGCCCACTGAACTACACTGCACCTTCAGGTCCCTGCTCACCATACCACAGCTTCTACCACAACATACACTACACATCAACCTAGG GTTCAACAGTATCAGCAGGATCCCAGACAGCTCATTGGCTGGTCTGAGGAGGCTGGAGCTGCTGATGCTTCATGGTAATGACATCCGTGAGATTCCTGACCAAGCGTTCCAAGATCTGTCCTCCCTTCAG GTCCTGAAGCTAAGTTATAACAAGCTGAGGGAGATCTCAGCAGAGAGCTTCTCAGGCCTGTCCTCACTACTGCGACTCCACCTGGATCACAACCAGCTGCAGTTCCTGCACCCCCAGGCCCTGCTCCGCCTCCCCAACCTCAGACTGATCCGACTGCAGGGGAACCGGCTCCACCAGCTGCACCCGCAGGCCTTCTGCACTCTGTCCCTACTGCAGACATTCTGCTACTCCAACCTCAG GCATCTGGATGTGTCCAACAACAGTCTGACTATCCTGCCTAGGGACACACTGAGGACTGCCCCTCTTCTGGAGTCCCTGGCTCTGCAGGCCAACCCTTGGTCCTGCGATTGCAGCATGGCTTGGATGCAGGCCTGGAGCATCTCTCACCCAG ggGTGTTGAAATGTCCGGGGCCGCAGTGCCCGGTCTGTGCCTCACCCAAACACATGAAGGGTCGTGGCCTTTTGCAGCAGAAAGACCTATCCTGCACCTCGCCTGTCATCTCCACCAATCCCAGAGCCTCATCTCAGGAGGATGGCGAAGTTCAACCAATAGAAACCTTTAGAGAGGCTTTAGGCAACGCCTCCCTGGGGATGTCTGACCAACAGGGGAATGCCGTTGATCTGAAGT GGCACGGCTATGAGAGACTGTGGAGGCTGctggcctactacagtgagatgcctGTCAGGCTTCAAAGAGAAATAATGTTGAGTAAAGCCCCAAGACTTGCCTACAG GTACAGACAGACATCAGAGAAGGAGGGCTACTACCATACAGGGGTCAGGGCCAGAATTCAAGCCCAGCCTGCCTGGTTACTGCAGCCCCATGTCAGTCTAGAGCTCAACAGAGCTCAGTCCAGCGCCCACAGGGTTAAACTGACCCTGTCCACCCTGGTGTTTGCCCCCCCAGACCTCCCATCCCCACAATCCTGGGTCCTCATCCAGACCAACCACACCCACACAGCTTTTACTGcagctgcagacagacagatccacctgccctgccctgtcctcaGCTCTATTGGCGACCTAAGCTCTGAAGACCACAGGCTCCAGTGGGTTTTCCCAGATGGTTCaacagtctcctctccctaccgCAGCTCAGATGGTAGGGTCCGGGTGTCTGGCCAGGGGTTGGTCCTGCAGAGAGTGGATCACTCTGATGCTGGACTGTACTATTGCGTTGCCCGGGCTGGGGGAGATGTTGATGTTCTCCCCCTCCGTCTGGTGGTGGTAGAATCATCCAACCCTCCCCCAGGGGAGGAGCTGGGCCCTGCTGTGACTGGATTGGTTGGAGACCCTGTCAGTCTGCCGTGCGAGTCCTCTGGTACACCGAGGGTTGAGGTGAACTGGGTTCTTCCTGGCGGGAGAGTGGTAGGGAGTAGGAACGAGGCGAGGAGAAAGGATGAGGCAGGGGTGAATGTCTTGGCCAATGGTTCCCTGTCTCTCCCCAACCCTGCGCTGGGAGATGCAGGCCTGTACCGGTGTGTAGCGGTGAACCAGTACGGTGCTGACTCTCTCTCCACCAGACTGATGCTCACCCCGCGTCCTGACACCTCATCACATATGAGATATCTCATGAGGCCACAATCTGCGGCGGGGGTGTCCAACAGGGTACGAGCCCCTCTAGGGGGTGAGGAGATTGAAGAGGGGGGGTCAGGAGATGATGAGGGGGAGAACATACTGCCCACTAGGGCAGGTTACAACAGGACACGGCGTCCCCCCATCAGATCCCACATGGTGAGGGTGGAGGGAAGCAGACCACCCCAAAAGGGCAAGAAGCCCTTGAGGAGAGGCTTCCCTGTGGAGCAGAGGAGGAACAGGCTGGAGGGCCGGCGAAGCTTTAACCTGGCCAAGCACAAAATAGACCCTCAGAAATGGGCCGACCTGCTGACTAAGATAC GTGGAACAACACCTACTGGTACTGAGAAAGAACCCAGTGAGATAGAATCCAGTGAGATAGAACCACTCTACCCAGAAACTAAGGAAGAACTCAGTGAGATAGGACCACCAGCCACTGAAAAAGAACCCAGTGAGATAGAACCACCAGCAACTGATGAAGAAGAACCCAGTGAGCTAGAACCACCAGCAACTGATGAAGAACCCAGTGAGATAGAACCACCAGCAACTGATGAAGAAGAACCCAGTGAGATAGAACCACCAGCAACTGATGAAGAACCCAGTGAGATAGAACCACCAGCAACTGATGAAGAAGAACCCAGTGAGATAGAACCACCAGCCACTGAAAAAGAACCCAGTGAGATAGAACCACCAGCAACTGATGAAGAAGAACCCA CAACTTTTGTTTCTACAAATACCACTACTATtcctacaactaccactactattcctacaactactaccactattcctacaactactactactattcccACTACTACTATCATTCTTACTAATACAATAGTCTGGAGGAACCCAGGAGTAAACTCCATCCCAGACTCACATGGTAGTCGCTACCGCCCCCCATCTTACCCCACCTACTCACAACACTCCAGCAGCCGGCACCCCTATGTCATCATTAGGCCTGACCCAGTAAGAACTCCACTTCAAACTCCACCCCCTATAAAACACGCACCCTCTCTACCACACCCTATCAAGCCCAAACTTCTTCTCCCAGACATTTTAGAGATCCCTTCCTCTGCAGTCCCAACCACCAGAGCTCCCTCCAGCTCCCCAAAGACCTCCACACCCACCACAGACAGTCAGGCTGGACTCAACCCTGAGTCCACCCTTCCTCATTCCCCTCCCGCGTCTCCAGTCCATAGTGTGACTGCCCAACGCCCCCCTCAGACCTCCGTCTTGCGTGTCCGGCCCCGTATCGCTCCCCCTCACATGCGCTCCATGTCTGTCCCAGCTGAGATTGATGCCTTCCTGCCCTGCGAGGCCATTGGACAGCCTCCTCCAACAATCACCTGGACCAAGGTGTCCACAG GAGCTGTGATGTCACTGGACTACAAGGCAGAGCGTTTCCAGGTCCTACCCAGCGGAACCTTTCTCATCCGGAGCGTGCAGGTCCAGGACCGGGGGACATATATCTGCAGCGCACAGAACTCTGTGGGCCTGGACCGTGCCATGGTGACCCTGGATGTCTGGTCCCGCCCACCCCGCATTCAGCTACCCAACCACAGAGATGCAACGGTGCCccaggggggtgaggtgaggttagAGTGTCGGGCTCAGGGGGTGCCGGTTCCTCTGCTGTCTTGGGTGCTACCTGACCGCACCgtcctaacccctgaccctaaccccaaccctgcccTTGGCACTCACCCCCGGGTGTCTATATTCCCTAATGGTACTCTGCGTATCTTGGTAGCCGGCCCAGCAGACAGAGGACTGTATCGCTGTGTAGCCTCCAACCCAGCAGGGGCTGGCAGTCTGTCAGTCCGACTCCATGTGTCCTCtcttcctccagtcatccaggagcccagagaggagagggtaaCCCGGCCCGCTGGTTTGCCTCTCTACGCCCAATGCTCTGCCCGGGGAGCTCCCGCTCCCTCCATCCGCTGGAGGACCCCTGACGGCACCTTTCTGCTCCCCTCTCAATTCCTCAACGGGAACCTGTTTGTCCTCCCCAATGCCACCTTGCTGATACGCAAGCTAGCCACTAAGGACTCTGGGAGCTACGAGTGCCTGGCGACTAATGCGGTGGGTGGGGATAAGAGGACGGTGAGGGTGGAGGTGactggagatggaggaggaggagaagttgTCTCCATGGATAAAATGACCTTCTCTTCCATTAACAGTAAATTTGATCTCCCCCCCTCTTCCCCCGTCCTTAACCctcccctcccaccctcctcccccctcagTAAGGCTAGgatcctctccacctctccatccagTTCTATAGTCATATATGGTGAATCTCTGCTCCTTTACTGTTCAGCAACTGGCAACCCAGAGCCTAGAGTGGTCTGGAGGGTACCTGGCAAGAAACTAGTGGATGCCCGCTACAG TTTTGACAAGAGGATGAAGGTGCACAGTAATGGAACACTGTATATCCAGTCCGTGACGGAGAAAGACGGGGGGGACTATTTATGTGTCGCGCGAAATAAGATGGCTGATGACTTCCGCCTCCTCCAGGTCACCGTGGCCACAAAGCCTGCTAAGATTGAGCCAAAGCAGCCATCCAATCTGAAGGTGGTATCGTACGGAGCAGCTCTAAAGGTAGACTGTCTGGCGACCGGCCAGCCCAACCCTGCGGTAAGATGGAGCCTCCCGGATGGAACCTCAGTGAAAAGTCTCCTGTTGcaggtggaagagagagggaggcgcAGCCGGCGACTGGTGGTTTTTGACAATGGAACACTGTTCCTCCCCTCGgtggggatggaggaggagggggagtatGTCTGCCACGCTGAGAACCAAGGGGGGAGGGACACTATGAGTGTGATGGTCAAagtcctcacctcacctccctccttccccagtACCAAATATGAGGTCGTCAAGGTGCAACAAGGGGGCGCAGTGGCTCTGAACTGTGGGGCTAAAGGAGAGCCTGTCCCTACGATCACATGGCTCTCTCCAATGAATCGTGTCCTCCCAGTGGAAGGATCAGGTCCGGTTGTGGTGCAGCAAGACGGGTCCTTGGTGATCCAGGGGGCTAGAGGGGCTGACGGAGGAAACTACACTTGCCGAGCCAGCAATGCTGCTGGGGAGAGGAGCAAGGTGATGGGGGTGGAGGTGATGGTGACACCTCCCAGCTTCACTCTCAATGGGGCTGGGGGTGGGATCaatggggcagacagacagatagctgTTGCAAGTGGTAGTGGACTGAGTGCTGTGATCTCCATCAGTCAGTCTGCAGGGAGGGATCATACGGTCAGTGCAGGTAATTGTGTCAGTAATAATGGAGACAGTAAAGTAGGGGACCAAAGGGTCTCAGCAGTTAGAGGCCAGACAGTTCTTCTGCCATGTCCATCCCAGGGCTTCCCTCTCCCCCGCCTGGCCTGGTTGCTGCCCGGTAACGGGATTCTCCCGGTGCCCTACTATGGCAGCAGACTCACCGTCCACCGCAATGGAACCCTTGAGCTGAGGGGGGTGAGGGCAAGCGACTCCGGCATGCTGGTGTGTGTCAATCGTGGCGAGAGGGGTGAGGCTCGGAGAATGGTACACCTGGAAGTCTCAGACACAAAGGACACAGCTCACTCCAGAGGCCCAGTGACCACCGAGAAACCTTGCCCAGTAGGCCCAGTTAGCACAGAGCAACCTCGCCCAGTAGGCCCAGTTAGCACAGAACAACCTCGTCCAGTAGTCCCAGTCAGCAGAGAGAAACTTCGCTCAGGAGgcccagacagagaggagacacctCGCTCCAGAGGCCCAGTGACCACAGAGATATCTCGCCAGGAGACACCTCGCCCTACAGGCCCAGTCATCAATGAGAAACCTCGCTTAGGAGGCCCAGTCAGCACAGAGAACCCTCTGCCAGGTGTCCCAGTCCAAGGGGACACACCTCGCCCAAGAGGCCCAGTGCCAGAGGCAGGGAGGAGTGTTGTCCTGGAAAGGAAGCCTGTGGTCACCAGCATATCAGGCTCTCTGGTCAGCATCATCAACGGAGAAAATCTACAGCTACCCTGCCCCCAGACAGACAGCCCCAGTCAGGGCTCCAGCCAGACAGAGTCTCTGACCTGGAAGTTGCCCAGCGGGGTGGTCGTGTCTCGGGGACAGGCGGCAGGGACGGGTCGGTACTCAGTCCTGGATGACGGGACTCTGACGGTGCAGCAGGTGTCTGTGTTTGACAGGGGGACCTACTCCTGCCGATCCACCAATCAGGACACATCGTCTATCTTGACAGTTCCAGTGATTGTCATCGCCTACCCCCCTCGCATCACCAACGGACCCCCTCCCCTCACCTACACCCGTCCTGGTGTTGCCGTTCAGCTAACCTGCTACGTCATAGCAACCCCAAGAGCGACCATCACCTGGGAGATGCCGGACCAATCCCAGCTCAGGGTCACAGGTCAGGCCCGTCTCTATGGCAACCGGTACCTGAGTCCCCAGGGTTCCCTGGTGATCCAGAACCCGACCAGCAGAGACACAGGGTTCTACCGTTGTTCTGCACGGAATGTCATCGGAACTGACACCAAGGCCACTTATCTACATGTGATCTAa